The following are encoded in a window of Vicinamibacteria bacterium genomic DNA:
- a CDS encoding protein kinase yields MPASGDMWKQFKLLEPLGKGGMGRVFLAEDTALGRKVALKFLPPTLEQEPTARERFLREARAAAALDHPYICKVYEIGDVDGKAFIAMEYIEGPSLRDKVAAGPLPLAQVLDHGIELAEAIEAAHAKGIVHRDIKSQNIMITREGHVKILDFGVAKALVMEALGESQIDTFSGQLTSSDATPGTVIYMSPEQVRGETVDGRTDVFSLGVVLYEMATGQLPFEGATSGLIYDAILNLGPRPPRHHNLKVPEELERVILKALEKDREHRYQNAKDLMVDLKRLRRDTDTVVARSVESRTAPTTKPRKSLVRWALTAAILAVAAIASYFLLPRAPSTQVADSLAVLPFDNTRGDPEVEYLSEGIAETLINRLSSIPELKVMARSKAFRFRGHDVDPQTVGRELNVGAVLTGRVVQQGNNLNVQTELVDVRSGVQLWGEQYNRALSDIVAVQEEIAQQIAQALRMKLTGEEASGPAPTVISDSESYQAYWKGRFHWNRRTNEDFKKAIAFFEDALVADPELGLAHVGLADSYLLLGAQFYGPDADYPPSAAMAKARSAASEALRLNPDLAEAHVTLAYIEFLHEWNWEAAERGFLRAIELEPTYPVAHQWYAELLMVLGRHDEAIREARRALELEPTSPILSRELAFKYYIAGRYPEAIEQLQETLELDPNFSQTRVMLADVYWAVGRKDELLEHVAHLDDRQRKFLELLVEDKNLEALAWLDSYPRQEYSLTTLSRYYAQAGGKEQALTLLEQALRERIPQICTTVPRPVFEPYRSDPRFVAIRQAMGLQP; encoded by the coding sequence ATGCCTGCGTCGGGTGACATGTGGAAGCAGTTCAAGCTCCTCGAGCCGCTCGGTAAGGGAGGCATGGGACGTGTGTTCCTTGCCGAGGACACCGCGCTCGGGCGAAAGGTGGCCCTCAAGTTTCTTCCTCCGACTCTCGAGCAAGAGCCAACGGCCCGCGAGCGGTTCCTGAGAGAAGCGCGGGCCGCCGCGGCGCTCGACCATCCCTACATCTGCAAGGTCTACGAGATCGGCGATGTCGATGGCAAGGCGTTCATCGCGATGGAGTACATCGAGGGCCCTAGCCTGCGTGACAAAGTCGCTGCTGGGCCCTTGCCGCTCGCTCAGGTCCTGGATCACGGGATCGAGCTCGCCGAGGCCATCGAAGCCGCTCACGCCAAAGGCATCGTCCATCGCGACATCAAGAGCCAGAACATCATGATCACGCGAGAAGGCCACGTAAAGATCCTGGACTTCGGGGTCGCCAAGGCTCTGGTCATGGAAGCCCTCGGCGAAAGTCAGATCGATACGTTTTCGGGTCAGCTCACCTCGAGCGATGCCACGCCCGGCACTGTCATCTACATGTCGCCCGAGCAGGTGCGGGGTGAGACGGTCGACGGCCGCACCGACGTTTTTTCACTCGGCGTTGTGCTCTACGAGATGGCCACCGGCCAGCTTCCGTTCGAGGGCGCGACCTCCGGGCTCATCTACGACGCCATCCTGAACCTCGGGCCGAGACCCCCTCGCCACCACAACCTCAAGGTCCCGGAGGAGCTGGAGCGGGTGATTCTGAAAGCGCTCGAGAAGGATCGCGAGCACCGTTATCAGAACGCCAAGGATCTGATGGTGGATCTGAAGCGGCTCAGACGGGACACGGACACGGTGGTGGCTCGTTCCGTGGAGTCCCGGACGGCACCGACGACCAAGCCGAGAAAGAGCCTGGTGAGATGGGCTCTTACGGCGGCCATCCTCGCCGTCGCCGCGATCGCGTCCTATTTCCTGCTCCCTCGCGCCCCGTCGACACAGGTGGCCGACTCACTCGCGGTTCTCCCGTTCGACAACACCCGAGGCGATCCCGAGGTCGAGTATTTGAGCGAAGGCATCGCCGAAACTCTCATCAACCGTTTGTCTTCGATCCCGGAGCTCAAAGTCATGGCCCGGAGCAAGGCCTTTCGTTTTCGCGGGCACGATGTGGACCCTCAGACCGTGGGGCGGGAGCTCAATGTGGGCGCGGTGCTCACCGGGCGGGTCGTGCAGCAGGGTAACAACCTGAACGTTCAGACGGAGCTCGTCGATGTCCGGAGCGGGGTGCAGCTCTGGGGAGAGCAGTACAACCGGGCGCTCTCCGACATCGTGGCGGTTCAGGAGGAGATCGCGCAGCAAATCGCGCAGGCGCTACGTATGAAGCTGACCGGCGAGGAAGCTTCGGGACCTGCCCCGACGGTGATTTCCGATAGCGAATCCTACCAGGCCTATTGGAAAGGGCGGTTCCACTGGAATCGACGTACGAACGAGGATTTCAAGAAGGCGATCGCGTTTTTCGAGGACGCGCTCGTCGCCGACCCCGAGCTCGGGCTCGCCCACGTGGGACTCGCCGACAGCTATCTCCTTCTCGGGGCTCAGTTTTATGGACCCGATGCGGACTACCCGCCGTCCGCCGCGATGGCGAAGGCCAGGTCTGCCGCGAGTGAGGCGCTCCGGCTGAATCCCGACCTCGCCGAGGCGCACGTCACTCTCGCCTACATCGAGTTCCTGCACGAGTGGAATTGGGAGGCCGCCGAACGAGGATTCTTGCGGGCGATCGAGCTCGAGCCGACCTACCCCGTCGCCCACCAGTGGTACGCGGAGCTCTTGATGGTGCTGGGTCGGCACGACGAGGCGATCCGCGAGGCTCGGCGAGCACTCGAGCTCGAGCCGACCTCTCCCATACTCTCGCGCGAGCTCGCCTTCAAGTACTACATCGCCGGGCGCTACCCCGAGGCGATCGAACAACTCCAAGAGACGCTCGAGCTCGATCCGAATTTTTCGCAAACGCGGGTGATGTTGGCGGACGTCTACTGGGCGGTGGGCAGGAAAGATGAACTGCTCGAGCATGTTGCTCATCTCGACGATCGCCAGCGCAAGTTCCTCGAGCTCCTCGTCGAAGACAAGAACTTGGAGGCCCTGGCCTGGCTCGACTCCTACCCGAGACAGGAGTACTCGCTCACGACCCTCAGCCGCTACTACGCTCAAGCAGGTGGTAAAGAGCAAGCGCTGACGCTCCTCGAACAGGCCCTTCGAGAGCGCATCCCGCAAATCTGCACGACCGTGCCACGACCTGTCTTCGAACCCTACCGCTCCGATCCACGCTTCGTGGCGATCCGACAGGCGATGGGACTCCAGCCCTAA